One Aquisediminimonas profunda genomic region harbors:
- a CDS encoding NADPH-dependent 2,4-dienoyl-CoA reductase: MTPHPKYPHVFSPLKVGNTSIKNRILMGSMHTGLEDLPDAGDRLAAYFVERAKGGVGMIITGGIGPHRTAGLGAKLVGEADVAMHRQVTQAVHAADPTVKIVMQILHTGPLAGTPDCVAPSAIKSRIGRHVPHELSEDGIAEQIAAFANCARLAKDAGYDGVEIIGSAGYLISTFLVEKTNRRTDQWGGSWENRMRFPVEVVRAVRKAVGPDFIFVFRISAMDMLQGGMAWDEVVSLAKALEAEGVDVISTHFCWHESFVPTIATMVPRAAFAGVTGRLRKELSIPVITSNRINMPQVAEEVLARGDADIISMARPMLADADLVNKAREGREDEINTCIACNQACLDHTFTGRLTSCLVNARACRETEIAITPADSAKDIAVVGAGPAGLAFATIAAERGHRVTLFEAAEEIGGQFNLAKRIPGKEEFHETLRYFARMIELRRVTLRLGTRVDATTLAAEGFDEVIVATGITPRTPAIPGIDHPKVARYVDVITGRTPVGRKVAIMGAGGIGFDVAELITHEGASAALDIDTFAREWGVDFKNHPRGGVTGIEPQVAHNSREVTLLQRKATPVGQGLGRTTGWTHRLALQRRGVKMVSGVDYVKIDDAGLHCTIGGEPALLDVDTVIICAGQEPARGLHDELAALGVKSQLVGGAFEASELDAKQAIKQATELAVAM; this comes from the coding sequence ATGACCCCTCACCCCAAATACCCGCACGTCTTTTCGCCACTGAAGGTTGGCAACACGTCGATCAAGAATCGGATCCTGATGGGGTCGATGCACACCGGGCTCGAGGATCTGCCCGATGCCGGTGACCGGCTCGCGGCCTATTTCGTCGAGCGCGCGAAAGGTGGCGTGGGGATGATCATCACGGGCGGCATCGGCCCGCATCGTACAGCCGGGCTTGGCGCAAAGCTGGTGGGCGAGGCGGACGTCGCCATGCACCGGCAGGTGACACAGGCAGTCCACGCCGCTGATCCCACAGTGAAAATCGTCATGCAGATCCTTCATACCGGTCCGCTGGCGGGCACGCCCGATTGCGTTGCGCCCTCGGCGATCAAGTCGCGGATCGGGCGGCATGTCCCCCATGAACTGAGCGAAGACGGGATCGCCGAACAGATTGCCGCATTTGCCAATTGTGCCCGGCTGGCCAAGGACGCAGGCTATGACGGGGTCGAGATCATCGGTTCGGCAGGCTATCTCATTTCGACCTTCCTCGTCGAAAAGACCAACCGGCGGACCGACCAATGGGGCGGCTCATGGGAAAACCGGATGCGCTTCCCGGTCGAAGTCGTCCGCGCCGTTCGCAAGGCCGTCGGCCCCGACTTCATCTTCGTGTTCCGGATCTCGGCAATGGACATGCTCCAGGGCGGCATGGCGTGGGACGAGGTGGTGAGCCTTGCCAAGGCCCTTGAGGCGGAGGGCGTCGACGTGATCTCCACCCATTTCTGCTGGCACGAGAGCTTTGTCCCGACCATTGCCACCATGGTCCCGCGTGCAGCCTTTGCGGGCGTTACGGGGCGGCTGCGCAAGGAACTGTCGATCCCCGTCATCACCAGCAATCGCATCAACATGCCGCAGGTCGCAGAAGAGGTGCTGGCGAGGGGCGACGCAGACATCATCTCGATGGCAAGGCCGATGCTCGCTGACGCGGATCTGGTCAACAAGGCACGCGAAGGCCGCGAGGACGAGATCAATACCTGCATCGCCTGCAACCAGGCCTGCCTTGATCATACGTTCACAGGCAGGCTGACGAGCTGCCTCGTCAACGCCCGTGCCTGTCGCGAGACGGAAATCGCGATCACTCCTGCGGACTCTGCAAAGGATATTGCCGTCGTGGGTGCAGGGCCTGCGGGTCTGGCCTTTGCAACCATTGCGGCAGAACGCGGGCACCGTGTGACCCTGTTCGAAGCGGCCGAAGAGATCGGCGGCCAGTTCAATCTCGCCAAGCGCATTCCCGGCAAGGAAGAGTTCCACGAAACCCTTCGCTACTTCGCACGGATGATCGAACTACGCAGGGTAACGTTGCGGCTTGGCACACGGGTCGACGCAACGACGCTTGCGGCTGAGGGTTTTGACGAAGTGATTGTCGCCACCGGCATCACGCCGCGCACGCCCGCGATTCCCGGCATCGATCATCCCAAGGTCGCTCGCTATGTCGACGTGATCACCGGTCGAACCCCTGTTGGCCGGAAGGTTGCAATCATGGGCGCAGGCGGTATCGGTTTCGACGTTGCCGAGTTGATCACGCATGAAGGCGCCAGTGCCGCGCTCGACATCGATACATTCGCACGCGAATGGGGCGTCGATTTCAAGAACCATCCGCGTGGCGGGGTAACGGGCATCGAACCACAGGTTGCGCACAACAGCCGCGAGGTGACGCTGCTTCAGCGCAAGGCAACGCCGGTCGGCCAGGGGCTGGGCCGGACCACGGGCTGGACCCACCGCCTGGCCCTGCAGCGGCGCGGCGTAAAGATGGTCTCAGGCGTAGACTATGTGAAAATCGACGACGCGGGCCTGCATTGCACGATCGGCGGGGAACCGGCCTTGCTGGATGTCGATACGGTCATCATCTGCGCGGGGCAGGAACCGGCCCGCGGCCTTCATGACGAACTCGCCGCCCTTGGCGTGAAATCGCAGCTTGTCGGCGGGGCTTTCGAAGCCAGCGAACTCGATGCGAAACAGGCCATTAAACAGGCAACCGAACTGGCAGTAGCGATGTAA